From a single Bacteroidota bacterium genomic region:
- a CDS encoding S8/S53 family peptidase: MKKNLCYLMLLVCLGFVSCTKQDEPANDQEGPVLKVKPNPTAVPSGSAYDKAKLDQMVISTLEGRNDFQWEMVDLKTLWSALHYGDQSLAIGYKPASEGDISGKIHTVNVKSGAYKQVHDALIELILSELNAGRTTKVTLADILVEDDPVLPILTIKLTNKEVLTKLYNLENVRYLEPLDYWPNDPNRSSSGCSASTEALNTADWTTITPGALVPWNFNNQNIPNAWNISEGQGITIGVIDAGLSSSQTLLNAQFNNGASNVGRTVSTDYTLGTSAFNSCTHGTSMSGQAVGPRNNQNATTGVAYKSNLHFIRAANDVVLDASSEKTATKNAFIRMGNRTDVRIISLSMGSPFGSGVLKDGVDYAYGLGKTIFAAAGTSFSWTSWFGVIYPAAYSSCIAVTGVKENGGRCASCHDCSKVLYTITMERSANSNRNSLSLPASGATPTYVGGSSCATATAAGIASLALSAKPAMTRAQLMTCLTNTAQFYPTKNSTKGYGNLNAAAAVNYAIANY; this comes from the coding sequence ATGAAAAAAAATCTATGCTATCTTATGTTGTTGGTATGCCTGGGCTTCGTCTCCTGTACAAAACAGGATGAACCGGCGAATGATCAGGAAGGGCCTGTGCTGAAAGTGAAGCCGAATCCAACTGCCGTACCTTCGGGTTCAGCTTATGATAAGGCAAAACTGGATCAGATGGTTATCTCTACGCTGGAAGGAAGGAATGATTTTCAATGGGAAATGGTCGATTTAAAAACACTCTGGAGTGCACTTCATTATGGGGATCAAAGCCTCGCCATCGGTTATAAGCCGGCTTCAGAAGGGGATATCAGTGGTAAAATTCATACGGTGAATGTGAAGAGCGGAGCCTATAAACAAGTACACGATGCGCTGATTGAACTGATACTTTCTGAATTAAATGCCGGTCGTACTACTAAAGTGACGCTGGCGGATATTCTTGTAGAAGATGATCCTGTTTTACCAATTCTGACGATTAAGCTTACGAATAAGGAAGTGCTTACGAAATTGTATAATTTAGAGAATGTGCGTTACCTGGAGCCGCTGGATTATTGGCCAAATGATCCGAACCGTTCTTCTTCCGGCTGCAGTGCCAGTACCGAAGCACTCAACACCGCCGACTGGACCACGATCACTCCCGGAGCATTGGTGCCATGGAATTTCAATAACCAGAATATTCCAAATGCCTGGAATATCAGCGAAGGTCAGGGTATAACCATTGGCGTTATTGATGCCGGTTTAAGTTCTTCTCAAACATTGTTGAATGCTCAGTTTAACAACGGAGCTTCTAATGTGGGTAGAACAGTGAGTACAGATTATACACTGGGAACATCTGCCTTCAACTCTTGCACGCATGGAACAAGTATGAGTGGTCAGGCTGTTGGTCCCCGGAATAATCAGAATGCAACAACAGGGGTAGCCTATAAGAGTAATTTGCATTTTATTCGTGCTGCGAATGATGTCGTTTTGGATGCTTCTTCTGAAAAAACAGCTACCAAGAACGCCTTTATCAGAATGGGTAACAGAACAGATGTACGTATCATTAGTCTGAGTATGGGTTCACCGTTTGGTAGTGGAGTTTTGAAGGACGGAGTAGACTATGCTTATGGTTTAGGTAAAACAATTTTTGCAGCTGCCGGAACTTCATTTAGCTGGACCAGCTGGTTTGGGGTGATCTATCCTGCTGCGTATAGTTCTTGCATTGCTGTTACCGGGGTTAAAGAAAACGGTGGCCGTTGTGCTTCCTGCCATGACTGTAGCAAGGTGTTATATACGATCACCATGGAACGAAGTGCAAATAGTAATCGCAACTCGCTTTCCCTTCCCGCAAGTGGCGCAACTCCAACATATGTTGGTGGAAGCTCATGCGCAACAGCTACTGCCGCGGGTATCGCTTCATTAGCATTAAGTGCCAAGCCAGCTATGACACGTGCTCAACTAATGACATGCCTTACCAATACGGCACAATTCTATCCCACGAAGAACAGTACGAAAGGGTATGGGAACCTGAATGCAGCAGCAGCAGTGAATTATGCAATTGCCAATTATTGA
- a CDS encoding superoxide dismutase: MAFTLAPLPYDFNALEPHIDARTMEIHHGKHHQAYVTNLNNAIAGTDAENMSIEDICKNISKFPVPVRNNGGGHWNHTFFWSIMAPNAGGVPKGALGDAINAAFGSFDEFKTKFNAAGVGRFGSGWAWLIKNSAGKLEICSTPNQDNPLMDSAEVKGTPLLGCDVWEHAYYLNYQNRRPDYLAAWWNVVNWDAVAKNF; this comes from the coding sequence ATGGCTTTCACACTTGCCCCTCTCCCCTACGATTTCAACGCGCTCGAACCACATATCGATGCACGCACCATGGAAATTCACCATGGCAAACACCATCAGGCCTACGTTACCAATCTGAACAATGCCATCGCCGGAACTGATGCCGAAAACATGAGCATTGAAGATATCTGTAAAAACATTTCCAAATTCCCTGTTCCCGTGCGCAACAATGGCGGAGGTCACTGGAATCATACTTTCTTTTGGAGCATCATGGCACCTAACGCCGGCGGAGTACCGAAAGGAGCATTAGGTGATGCGATCAATGCCGCTTTCGGTAGTTTCGACGAATTCAAAACCAAATTTAACGCTGCAGGTGTCGGACGATTCGGTTCCGGATGGGCATGGCTTATCAAGAACAGTGCGGGTAAACTCGAGATCTGTTCAACTCCCAATCAGGACAATCCATTGATGGATAGTGCTGAAGTAAAAGGTACACCACTCCTCGGATGTGATGTCTGGGAACATGCCTATTATCTCAACTATCAGAACCGTCGTCCGGATTATTTAGCGGCCTGGTGGAATGTTGTCAATTGGGATGCTGTAGCGAAGAATTTTTAA
- a CDS encoding GIY-YIG nuclease family protein, which yields MKGYMYILECCDGSYYTGSTNNLDLRLRQHQNGEGANHTKKRLPVKLVYYEEYERVQDAFYREKQVQGWNRKKKEALINGTPELLPELAIAHRDLNTLPSIASHGWLREPQPPK from the coding sequence ATGAAAGGATATATGTATATTTTGGAATGCTGTGATGGAAGCTATTATACAGGCAGTACTAATAATTTGGATTTAAGATTAAGACAGCATCAGAATGGCGAAGGGGCTAACCATACTAAAAAACGATTGCCAGTGAAACTGGTATACTATGAAGAATATGAACGTGTACAAGATGCTTTTTACAGAGAGAAACAAGTTCAGGGATGGAACAGGAAAAAGAAAGAGGCGCTGATAAATGGAACACCTGAATTATTACCTGAATTAGCGATTGCTCATAGAGACTTAAATACGTTGCCTTCGATCGCCTCACATGGGTGGCTTCGAGAACCTCAGCCACCCAAGTGA
- a CDS encoding GIY-YIG nuclease family protein, producing the protein MKGYMYILECCDGSYYTGSTNNLDLRLRQHQNGEGANHTKKRLPVKLVYYEEYERVQDAFYREKQVQGWNRKKKEALINGTPELLPELAIAHRDLNTLPDRLTWVASSASATQEMFKTKVISRNCLLEPSWWLRLSKTP; encoded by the coding sequence ATGAAAGGATATATGTATATTTTGGAATGCTGTGATGGAAGCTATTATACAGGCAGTACTAATAATTTGGATTTAAGATTAAGACAGCATCAGAATGGCGAAGGGGCTAACCATACTAAAAAACGATTGCCAGTGAAACTGGTATACTATGAAGAATATGAACGTGTACAAGATGCTTTTTACAGAGAGAAACAAGTTCAGGGATGGAACAGGAAAAAGAAAGAGGCGCTGATAAATGGAACACCTGAATTATTACCTGAATTAGCGATTGCTCATAGAGACTTAAATACGTTGCCTGATCGCCTCACATGGGTGGCTTCGAGTGCCTCAGCCACCCAAGAGATGTTTAAAACCAAAGTAATCTCCCGCAATTGTCTTCTAGAACCTTCATGGTGGCTGAGGCTCTCGAAGACACCATGA
- a CDS encoding bifunctional 3-deoxy-7-phosphoheptulonate synthase/chorismate mutase type II: MKNTIIADKILVAGPCSAESREQVLSTAREIANRLPTAIFRAGVWKPRTRPGSFEGVGEEALEWLLEVRQETGLKVMTEAANSKQAELCLKAGLDAVWIGARTTVNPFQVQDVADALMGTSITVMVKNPIHPDVELWRGAIERVRAAVTGDVLAIHRGFHSFETTEFRNHPRWQIPFELKSFMPDLKIICDISHIAGTRPLLLSVAQEALDLGFDGWMIETHINPDNALTDKLQQVTPTRLFEILNHLQPRFSKVTDELSVAKLQAWRSDIDRLDDEILKLLNDRFRYSELIGELKKEQQISIFQPERWKSILEEMMKKGLSMNLNPGFIRNLFIQIHDESVRIQAEIVNKEEKKVS, encoded by the coding sequence ATGAAGAATACGATCATAGCAGATAAAATACTGGTTGCAGGACCCTGTAGTGCCGAAAGCCGCGAACAGGTGCTGAGCACCGCCCGGGAAATTGCGAACAGACTTCCGACAGCAATTTTTAGAGCAGGTGTTTGGAAACCGCGTACACGCCCAGGTTCGTTTGAAGGGGTGGGAGAGGAGGCTCTCGAGTGGTTGTTAGAAGTGCGACAGGAGACCGGATTGAAAGTGATGACGGAAGCCGCCAATTCCAAACAGGCAGAACTATGTCTTAAAGCAGGTCTCGATGCTGTTTGGATAGGTGCGCGTACAACGGTAAATCCTTTTCAGGTTCAGGACGTCGCTGATGCGCTTATGGGTACATCCATCACGGTTATGGTGAAGAATCCGATTCACCCTGATGTGGAATTGTGGAGAGGGGCTATTGAAAGAGTACGGGCTGCTGTGACCGGTGATGTATTGGCAATCCATCGCGGTTTTCATTCCTTTGAAACAACAGAGTTTCGAAACCACCCCAGATGGCAAATCCCTTTTGAATTAAAATCATTCATGCCGGACTTGAAAATTATCTGTGACATCAGTCATATCGCAGGAACAAGACCTTTGCTACTTAGTGTAGCACAGGAAGCCCTGGATTTGGGTTTCGATGGCTGGATGATAGAAACACATATTAACCCTGATAACGCTCTTACCGATAAGTTGCAACAAGTAACACCTACAAGACTTTTTGAAATTCTCAATCATCTGCAACCCCGATTTTCAAAAGTGACCGACGAACTCAGCGTGGCTAAATTGCAAGCATGGAGATCGGATATTGATCGTCTGGATGATGAGATTTTAAAATTACTGAATGATCGTTTTCGCTATTCCGAATTAATAGGTGAATTGAAAAAAGAACAACAGATTTCTATTTTTCAACCGGAACGATGGAAGTCTATCCTCGAAGAAATGATGAAAAAGGGTTTATCAATGAATTTGAATCCCGGCTTTATCCGCAACCTCTTCATTCAGATTCACGATGAATCCGTACGTATTCAGGCAGAGATTGTGAATAAGGAAGAGAAGAAAGTTTCCTGA
- a CDS encoding isoprenylcysteine carboxylmethyltransferase family protein, which translates to MVKIGNIIFHYRNVLFPVFYALLFVPAVLLVENGYWLLLAGFIVGLAGQMTRMMTIGLVYIIRGGKNRQVYAEELVTTGIFAHCRNPLYVGNILMIVGLGMMSNSIMFIFILIPLFLFFYQAILRAEENFLENKFRQAYREYMKNVNRWIPGIRGVGRTLDSMVFHWKRVWIKEYGTTFIWSTAALWLVAKYYYNKAGWEAVMQMLPAFITVQVLLLTMYLFVRYMKKSKTWKAD; encoded by the coding sequence ATGGTTAAAATCGGTAATATAATATTTCATTACAGGAATGTACTCTTTCCTGTTTTTTATGCGCTGTTGTTTGTTCCGGCTGTTCTTCTTGTGGAAAACGGATATTGGTTATTGTTAGCCGGATTTATCGTTGGTCTTGCAGGGCAGATGACAAGGATGATGACCATCGGCCTCGTTTATATTATTCGTGGAGGAAAAAACCGTCAGGTGTATGCGGAAGAACTGGTAACAACCGGCATTTTCGCGCATTGCAGAAATCCATTGTATGTGGGTAATATTTTAATGATTGTTGGATTGGGAATGATGTCGAATTCGATAATGTTTATTTTCATTTTGATTCCATTGTTCCTTTTTTTCTATCAGGCCATTTTGCGTGCGGAAGAAAATTTTCTGGAAAATAAATTCAGACAGGCGTACCGTGAGTATATGAAGAATGTAAATCGGTGGATTCCCGGCATACGCGGTGTAGGCAGAACGCTGGATTCGATGGTTTTCCACTGGAAACGTGTTTGGATAAAGGAATATGGAACTACCTTTATCTGGTCAACAGCTGCGCTTTGGCTGGTGGCAAAGTACTATTATAACAAGGCGGGTTGGGAAGCTGTAATGCAAATGCTTCCTGCATTTATTACGGTACAGGTTCTTCTTCTAACAATGTACCTCTTCGTTCGTTATATGAAGAAGTCGAAAACCTGGAAGGCAGATTGA
- the cmoA gene encoding carboxy-S-adenosyl-L-methionine synthase CmoA translates to MKNKDKIFNDELQKISDFKFGSQVVQVFDDMVSRSVPYYNEMQRMLAELAADFAVDGTNIYDLGCSTGTTLLGFDKVLSDGVKFVGVDDSPEMAKQCEENFQKAGITRPYKVINADINNGLILENPSVVVMCLVLQFIRPLYREKLIHEIYRQLNPQGCFLLVEKVLGEGSMLNRMFIDYYYNYKRRNNYSDMEISKKREALENVLIPYRLSENLDLLKAAGFSQTEIFFKWYNFVGIIAVK, encoded by the coding sequence ATGAAGAATAAGGATAAAATATTTAATGATGAATTGCAGAAAATAAGCGATTTTAAATTCGGCAGTCAGGTGGTGCAGGTTTTTGATGATATGGTATCCAGATCAGTGCCGTATTACAATGAAATGCAACGAATGCTTGCCGAGCTTGCCGCAGATTTTGCTGTAGATGGAACAAATATCTACGATTTAGGATGTTCAACAGGTACAACATTACTGGGCTTTGATAAAGTATTATCCGATGGAGTGAAATTTGTTGGTGTAGATGATTCACCGGAAATGGCGAAACAATGTGAAGAGAATTTTCAGAAAGCAGGAATTACCCGGCCCTATAAAGTGATCAATGCAGATATTAATAATGGACTGATTCTTGAAAATCCTTCCGTAGTCGTCATGTGTCTCGTATTGCAATTTATACGTCCTCTGTACAGGGAAAAACTCATTCATGAAATATACCGTCAGCTGAATCCACAAGGCTGTTTTCTACTCGTCGAAAAAGTATTGGGCGAAGGTTCGATGTTGAATAGAATGTTCATTGATTATTACTACAATTATAAGCGTAGAAATAATTACAGCGATATGGAGATATCAAAGAAACGCGAAGCATTGGAGAATGTTTTAATCCCTTATCGTTTGTCAGAGAATCTGGATTTGTTAAAAGCAGCCGGCTTTAGTCAGACGGAAATATTTTTCAAGTGGTATAATTTTGTGGGAATAATAGCTGTGAAGTGA
- the frr gene encoding ribosome recycling factor — MNDIKSIIDHMQDHMQKAITHLESELVKIRAGKASPNMLDGVMVDYYGAMTPLSQVANVNTPEARTIVIQPWEKSLIKAIEKAIIDSNLGMTPANDGIMIRINVPPLSEERRRDLVKRAKAEGEHAKVGIRNLRREANDNIKKAQKSGLPEDLAKDGEAKTQKITDDYITKVDKHLEAKEKEIMTV; from the coding sequence ATGAACGACATAAAGTCCATTATTGACCACATGCAGGATCACATGCAAAAGGCGATCACTCACCTGGAATCAGAACTTGTAAAAATCCGCGCCGGTAAAGCTTCTCCGAATATGCTCGATGGCGTCATGGTGGATTATTATGGTGCCATGACTCCCTTAAGTCAGGTCGCTAATGTCAATACACCGGAAGCGCGGACCATCGTGATACAGCCCTGGGAGAAGAGTCTGATAAAAGCGATTGAAAAGGCCATCATCGATTCTAACCTCGGAATGACACCTGCCAACGATGGTATCATGATTCGTATCAATGTTCCCCCGCTGAGTGAAGAACGTCGCCGTGATCTCGTGAAACGTGCGAAAGCAGAGGGAGAACATGCCAAGGTGGGTATACGCAACCTGCGCAGAGAGGCAAATGATAATATTAAGAAAGCGCAAAAAAGTGGTTTGCCCGAAGATCTTGCAAAAGACGGTGAAGCGAAAACGCAGAAAATAACAGACGATTATATTACGAAAGTGGACAAGCACCTTGAAGCGAAGGAAAAAGAAATTATGACAGTCTAG
- a CDS encoding UMP kinase, protein MKYNRILLKLSGEALMGDKQFGIDNKRLAQYAADIKSIADLGVQVAVVIGGGNIFRGLQAAEGGMDRVQGDYMGMLATVINSMALQAALEGQGVLTRLQSAIKMEAICEPFIRRRAVRHLEKGRVVIFGAGTGNPYFTTDTAASLRAIEIEADVILKGTRVDGIYTADPEKDKTATRFATITFAEAYSKNLQVMDMTAFTLCQENNLPIIVFDMNKLGNLMKVVKGEEVGTLVTV, encoded by the coding sequence ATGAAATACAACCGCATTCTCCTTAAACTCTCCGGCGAAGCCCTGATGGGTGACAAACAGTTTGGTATTGATAATAAGCGACTTGCGCAATATGCTGCGGATATTAAGTCCATTGCCGATTTGGGTGTACAGGTAGCCGTTGTGATTGGTGGAGGTAATATTTTTCGTGGATTACAAGCTGCTGAAGGGGGGATGGATCGGGTGCAGGGAGATTACATGGGCATGCTCGCCACGGTGATCAATTCAATGGCATTACAGGCAGCTTTGGAGGGACAAGGAGTATTAACCCGCCTGCAATCTGCTATCAAAATGGAAGCGATTTGTGAGCCATTTATCCGTCGCCGGGCAGTGCGTCACCTGGAAAAGGGCCGCGTGGTGATTTTTGGTGCAGGTACCGGTAACCCGTATTTTACAACCGACACCGCCGCTTCCCTCAGAGCCATTGAAATTGAAGCTGATGTTATACTGAAAGGAACCCGTGTTGATGGCATCTATACCGCTGATCCTGAAAAAGATAAAACTGCAACGCGCTTTGCTACAATTACATTTGCAGAAGCCTATTCTAAAAATCTCCAGGTGATGGATATGACCGCTTTCACCCTCTGTCAGGAAAACAATCTGCCCATCATCGTCTTCGATATGAATAAACTCGGCAACCTCATGAAAGTCGTCAAAGGCGAAGAAGTCGGTACCCTCGTTACCGTTTAA
- the lysA gene encoding diaminopimelate decarboxylase, whose amino-acid sequence MSISNAIARLQALPVQQIVEQYGTPLYLYDGDKIIDQYKRLNDSFSGVKLKVKYALKACNNINVLRLLLKQGSGLDAVSIQEVQLGLMAGFEPSEILFTPNSVAFEELVSAVELGVQVNIDNISLLEQFGHKYGNTIPCCIRINPHIVAGGTSHIQTGHIDSKFGISIHQLRHVLRIVEKEKIVVNGLHMHTGSDILDSGVFVRAADLLFEAAVNFSDLEFLDFGSGFKVAYKEDDVTTDVEELGKVITERFRSFCKEYGKELELWFEPGKFLVSESGALLVSVNVIKQTTATVFAGVNSGQNHLIRPMFYDAYHHIINLSNPNGTPRIYSVVGYICETDTFAVDRKLNEVREGDTLAILNAGAYGFTMSNNYNSRPRPAEVLMMDGKFHLIRKRETLDDITRNMIEI is encoded by the coding sequence ATGTCAATTTCAAATGCTATCGCTCGTCTGCAAGCATTACCTGTGCAGCAAATTGTTGAACAATACGGAACGCCGTTGTATTTATATGATGGTGATAAAATTATTGATCAGTATAAACGGTTGAACGATTCTTTCTCCGGTGTGAAACTGAAGGTGAAGTATGCTTTGAAAGCATGTAATAATATTAATGTGCTGCGCTTGTTGTTGAAGCAGGGTTCGGGACTCGATGCCGTTTCTATTCAGGAGGTGCAGTTGGGATTGATGGCCGGATTCGAACCTTCTGAAATATTGTTTACACCCAACAGCGTGGCCTTTGAAGAGTTGGTGTCTGCTGTGGAGTTGGGCGTGCAGGTGAATATTGATAACATCTCGCTGCTCGAACAGTTCGGACATAAGTACGGAAATACGATCCCCTGCTGTATCCGTATTAATCCGCATATCGTCGCAGGTGGAACTTCTCATATTCAAACCGGTCATATCGACTCGAAGTTTGGAATTTCTATTCATCAATTGCGACATGTGTTGCGCATCGTCGAAAAAGAAAAAATTGTGGTGAATGGATTGCATATGCATACCGGTAGTGATATCCTCGACTCCGGTGTATTCGTGCGCGCTGCAGATCTCCTCTTCGAAGCTGCTGTTAATTTTAGTGACCTTGAATTTCTCGATTTTGGCAGCGGTTTTAAAGTGGCTTACAAGGAAGATGATGTGACGACCGATGTGGAGGAATTAGGGAAAGTGATTACAGAACGATTTCGTTCATTTTGTAAAGAGTATGGCAAGGAACTGGAATTATGGTTTGAACCCGGGAAATTTTTAGTCAGCGAATCGGGTGCATTGCTGGTGAGCGTGAATGTCATCAAGCAAACCACGGCTACTGTTTTTGCAGGCGTGAATTCCGGACAAAATCATTTGATCCGTCCTATGTTTTATGATGCCTATCATCATATCATCAACCTGAGTAATCCCAATGGTACACCGCGTATTTATTCGGTGGTAGGGTATATCTGTGAAACAGACACCTTCGCCGTCGACAGAAAATTAAATGAAGTCAGAGAAGGCGATACCCTGGCTATCCTCAACGCCGGAGCCTATGGATTTACCATGAGTAATAATTACAACTCACGGCCACGCCCAGCCGAAGTTTTAATGATGGATGGAAAATTTCATCTTATTCGTAAAAGAGAGACGCTTGATGATATTACCCGGAATATGATTGAAATTTGA
- a CDS encoding elongation factor Ts produces MSTAAPVTAADVNKLRQMTGAGMMDCKKALAEAGGDFEQAVDYLRKKGQKVAANRADREAKEGYILAKTNTAGTEGFLISLSCETDFVAKNSDFTNFAESILDAAMKNNPSDVEALKALPLDGTTINDKLFDMIGKIGEKIELSAFEKITAPKVIVYNHPGNRLASMVGLSSATADATAGKDVAMQIAAMNPVAIDKDDVDSSVVERELEIAKDMIRQEGKPEEMVEKIAAGKLNKFYQENTLLNQAFVKEDKKTVKQYLDGVEKGLTVTIFRRVQIG; encoded by the coding sequence ATGTCAACTGCTGCACCAGTTACAGCTGCCGATGTAAATAAGCTCCGTCAAATGACAGGCGCCGGCATGATGGATTGTAAAAAAGCACTCGCAGAAGCGGGTGGTGATTTTGAACAGGCTGTAGATTACCTTCGTAAGAAAGGTCAGAAAGTAGCCGCAAACCGTGCCGATCGTGAAGCGAAAGAAGGTTATATCCTCGCTAAAACAAATACTGCCGGAACGGAAGGCTTCCTGATTTCATTAAGCTGTGAAACGGATTTCGTTGCTAAGAATTCTGATTTCACCAATTTCGCCGAGTCGATTCTTGATGCGGCGATGAAGAATAATCCTTCTGATGTAGAAGCATTGAAAGCCCTTCCATTGGATGGCACTACAATCAACGATAAGTTGTTCGATATGATCGGGAAGATCGGAGAGAAAATCGAATTGAGTGCCTTTGAAAAAATTACTGCACCTAAAGTGATCGTTTATAATCACCCCGGTAACCGTCTTGCTTCAATGGTAGGACTCTCTTCAGCAACTGCTGATGCAACTGCAGGTAAAGATGTAGCGATGCAAATTGCTGCAATGAATCCTGTTGCTATTGATAAGGATGATGTGGATAGCAGCGTAGTAGAACGTGAGCTGGAAATTGCTAAGGATATGATTCGTCAGGAAGGTAAACCTGAAGAAATGGTGGAGAAGATAGCCGCCGGTAAACTGAATAAGTTCTACCAGGAAAATACCCTCCTCAACCAGGCGTTCGTGAAGGAAGATAAAAAGACCGTGAAACAATACCTCGATGGTGTTGAGAAAGGTCTCACCGTTACCATCTTCCGGAGAGTTCAAATAGGATAA
- the rpsB gene encoding 30S ribosomal protein S2, protein MINVTQEELLNAGVHFGHLKRKWNPKMAAYIFMERNGIHIIDLNKTHAKLEEAAAAVKQIAKSGKKILFVATKKQAKEIVAGAAKSVNMPYITERWPGGMLTNFATQRKSVKKMTSLDKMLSDGTVENLSKKERLMMGRQKSKMEKLLGSIADLNRLPAALFIVDTVKEHIAVDEAIKLGIPTIAINDTNSDPSVIDFPIPANDDASKSIELIMNIMVKAVEEGLAERKVDKEQEREREAATEEETEERKMIAVTDEEGGESTGRAPQKPGGGGSNRPRKGGGGGAPRR, encoded by the coding sequence ATGATCAACGTAACGCAAGAAGAACTTCTCAATGCCGGTGTCCATTTTGGTCACCTTAAGCGCAAGTGGAACCCGAAGATGGCCGCTTATATCTTCATGGAGCGCAATGGCATTCATATTATCGATCTGAATAAAACCCATGCGAAACTGGAGGAAGCTGCAGCCGCTGTAAAGCAAATCGCAAAATCCGGTAAGAAAATTCTTTTCGTTGCTACCAAGAAGCAAGCAAAGGAAATTGTTGCAGGTGCCGCGAAATCAGTGAACATGCCTTATATCACAGAGCGCTGGCCCGGTGGTATGCTGACCAACTTCGCTACACAGCGTAAGTCCGTGAAGAAAATGACTTCACTGGATAAAATGCTGAGCGATGGTACAGTGGAAAATCTCTCGAAGAAAGAGCGCCTCATGATGGGTCGCCAGAAATCGAAGATGGAGAAATTGTTGGGTTCTATTGCTGACCTGAATCGTCTTCCTGCTGCACTATTTATAGTGGATACAGTGAAAGAACATATCGCAGTAGATGAAGCCATTAAATTGGGAATCCCTACTATCGCTATCAATGATACCAATAGTGATCCTTCTGTGATCGATTTTCCAATCCCTGCAAATGATGATGCCAGTAAGTCAATTGAGTTGATCATGAATATTATGGTCAAAGCGGTGGAAGAAGGTCTCGCAGAGCGTAAAGTGGATAAAGAACAGGAGCGTGAGCGCGAAGCAGCTACAGAAGAAGAAACAGAAGAGCGTAAGATGATCGCCGTTACCGATGAAGAGGGTGGTGAATCAACAGGCCGTGCCCCTCAAAAACCCGGTGGTGGAGGTAGTAACCGTCCCCGCAAAGGCGGTGGAGGCGGAGCACCAAGAAGATAA
- the rpsI gene encoding 30S ribosomal protein S9, with protein MEITHTIGRRKTAVARVYVQPGNGSIKVNNKDYKEYFPTLPLQNLLVQAFDLSKTRDQYDVNVNVFGGGFNGQAEAIRMAVARALVKINAEFRPVLKANGLMTRDPRMVERKKFGQKKARRRFQFSKR; from the coding sequence ATGGAAATTACACATACCATAGGTCGCCGTAAGACCGCCGTTGCCCGCGTTTATGTTCAACCCGGAAATGGTTCTATTAAAGTAAATAATAAGGATTATAAGGAGTATTTCCCGACGCTTCCTTTACAGAATCTCTTAGTACAGGCTTTTGATTTATCAAAAACCAGAGATCAGTACGACGTGAATGTAAATGTTTTCGGAGGTGGATTTAACGGTCAGGCGGAAGCTATTCGTATGGCCGTTGCCCGTGCTCTTGTTAAAATCAACGCCGAATTTCGTCCGGTATTAAAGGCGAATGGATTGATGACCCGCGATCCGCGTATGGTTGAACGTAAGAAGTTCGGTCAGAAGAAAGCTCGTCGTCGCTTCCAGTTCAGTAAACGTTAA